A single Paenibacillus sp. FSL R5-0517 DNA region contains:
- a CDS encoding nitrilase-related carbon-nitrogen hydrolase: MGKISIGLIQASHEIEGSAPVEVHKEAAIQKHIRLVREAAARGAKIIGLQEVFYGPYFCTEQNPKWYASAEPVPEGPTTKLFQELAKELAVVIILPVYEVEGIASYYNTAAVIDADGTYLGKYRKHHIPHVEAGEGTNGFWEKYYFKPGNLGFPVFDTAYARVGVYICYDRHFPEGARLLGLAGAEIVFNPSATVAGTSEYLWKLEQPAHAVANGYYVAAINRVGVEAPWNMGEFYGQSYLVDPRGRMVAIGSRDQDEVVIGEMDTEMIREVRNVWQFYRDRRPETYEHLVSL, from the coding sequence ATGGGAAAAATCAGCATCGGATTAATCCAGGCATCACATGAGATTGAAGGTTCGGCTCCCGTTGAAGTTCACAAAGAGGCTGCAATCCAGAAGCACATTAGGTTGGTCCGTGAAGCGGCTGCAAGAGGGGCCAAGATCATTGGATTGCAGGAAGTATTTTATGGACCGTACTTTTGTACAGAGCAAAATCCAAAATGGTATGCATCCGCTGAACCCGTGCCGGAAGGGCCCACGACCAAGCTGTTTCAGGAGTTGGCGAAGGAGCTTGCGGTGGTGATTATTTTGCCGGTGTACGAGGTGGAGGGCATTGCTTCGTATTACAATACGGCAGCCGTTATTGATGCAGATGGTACGTATCTGGGCAAATACCGCAAACATCATATCCCGCATGTGGAAGCAGGTGAGGGTACGAATGGGTTCTGGGAAAAGTATTATTTCAAACCAGGCAACCTCGGGTTTCCGGTATTTGATACGGCCTACGCCAGAGTGGGTGTGTACATCTGTTATGATCGTCATTTTCCGGAAGGGGCACGATTGCTCGGGCTGGCAGGGGCGGAGATTGTGTTCAATCCATCTGCTACGGTTGCAGGTACATCGGAATATCTGTGGAAACTGGAACAACCCGCTCACGCAGTAGCTAATGGTTATTATGTGGCGGCCATCAACCGGGTCGGCGTGGAAGCTCCGTGGAATATGGGTGAATTTTATGGGCAGTCGTACTTGGTCGATCCACGAGGCAGAATGGTTGCCATCGGCAGCAGGGATCAGGATGAGGTCGTCATTGGCGAGATGGATACGGAGATGATTCGTGAGGTACGTAATGTATGGCAGTTCTACCGTGATCGCAGGCCGGAAACGTACGAACATCTGGTTAGCCTGTAG
- a CDS encoding aspartate aminotransferase family protein — MSSVDQQPQPLGGTKEEWLEKDRKYVWHHISPHNDHPMIAVSGEGSWITDQDGTRYLDAMSGLWCVNVGHGREEIARSAYEQMKALAYVPMTQSHEPAILLAEKLNEWLEGEYRIFFSNSGSDANEVAFKIARQYHHQNGEPTRHKFISRHRAYHGNSMGALGATGQAARKIKYEPLGVGFSHVPPPYCYRCPFGRNKDGCGLECATIYEEVIRWEGPETVAAVIMEPVITGGGMIVPPPDYMRTVQEICQRYGVLLIVDEVICGFGRSGQKFGHQNYGVQPDMVTMAKGMTSAYSPLSATAVRADLYDTFRETGTDAHFRHVNTFGGNPVSCRVALANLEILERENLVSRAEEMGYLLREKLEPLLELSIVGDIRSFGFACGVELIEADGSPAEADKVMKVLASCKRDGILIGKNGDTVPGFANILTISPPFVTTEEELDLIAGSLLAALRSLDAS, encoded by the coding sequence ATGAGTTCTGTGGATCAGCAGCCTCAGCCGCTTGGCGGTACGAAGGAAGAATGGCTGGAGAAGGATCGCAAATACGTATGGCATCACATCTCACCTCATAACGATCATCCGATGATTGCGGTAAGTGGGGAGGGCAGCTGGATCACCGATCAGGATGGTACACGTTATCTGGATGCGATGTCTGGACTATGGTGTGTGAATGTAGGGCATGGCCGTGAGGAAATTGCCAGAAGTGCCTACGAACAGATGAAAGCACTCGCTTATGTACCGATGACGCAGAGTCATGAACCGGCGATTTTGCTGGCAGAGAAGCTGAATGAATGGCTGGAGGGGGAGTATCGAATCTTCTTCTCCAACTCGGGTTCAGATGCGAACGAGGTGGCTTTCAAAATAGCCCGTCAGTATCACCATCAGAATGGTGAGCCTACTCGGCACAAATTCATCTCCCGTCACCGTGCCTATCACGGTAACTCCATGGGGGCACTGGGCGCCACCGGGCAAGCCGCCCGCAAGATCAAATATGAACCGCTCGGCGTAGGTTTCTCTCATGTTCCACCACCGTATTGTTACCGCTGCCCGTTTGGGCGAAACAAGGATGGATGCGGACTCGAGTGTGCAACCATCTATGAAGAGGTGATTCGTTGGGAAGGTCCTGAAACGGTTGCCGCAGTGATTATGGAGCCGGTGATCACTGGAGGTGGCATGATTGTCCCTCCGCCGGATTATATGCGCACCGTGCAAGAGATCTGTCAGCGCTATGGCGTGCTGCTCATTGTCGATGAGGTCATCTGTGGTTTTGGCCGCTCGGGGCAGAAGTTTGGTCATCAGAACTATGGTGTACAGCCAGATATGGTGACGATGGCAAAAGGTATGACCAGTGCGTATTCACCGCTATCCGCAACGGCGGTGCGAGCCGATCTGTATGACACGTTCCGGGAAACCGGAACAGATGCGCATTTTCGTCATGTGAATACATTTGGTGGGAATCCGGTGTCCTGTCGGGTAGCGCTGGCGAATCTGGAAATTCTGGAACGAGAGAATCTGGTCAGCCGTGCGGAGGAAATGGGATACCTGCTTCGTGAGAAACTGGAACCATTGCTGGAGCTGTCCATTGTGGGGGATATCCGTTCATTCGGATTCGCCTGTGGGGTGGAATTGATTGAAGCAGACGGGTCTCCTGCGGAAGCGGATAAAGTAATGAAGGTGCTCGCCAGTTGTAAGCGGGATGGCATTCTGATCGGCAAGAACGGAGATACCGTGCCAGGGTTTGCGAATATTTTGACGATTTCCCCGCCGTTTGTCACCACGGAGGAAGAACTCGACCTAATCGCAGGAAGTTTGCTCGCTGCGTTGCGAAGTCTGGATGCGAGTTAG
- a CDS encoding M20 family metallo-hydrolase, translated as MQTTTGKLINQLRLNERIEQLSQIGRIAETGVCRLALTPEDMDGIIQVRLWMEKAGLTTRLDPFGNLIGRLEGADQALPILMIGSHIDSQPYGGRYDGAIGVLGALEAVQCLIENGIQPRMPIEVIAFCDEEGSRFNKGLFGSRGITGQLEEGELERQDKNGVTRREALEAFGCSPSDFEKAIYPPGSIGSYLELHIEQGPVLEALNAPVGLVTGISGPLWLTVTMKGMAGHAGSVPMGMRHDALAGSAKVISAFDDMVREDPAAPTVGTVGSLRVFPDSRNIIPEEVSFTVDLRDMEMERRNRLEARLMNILDDVSSRYGLKYSLTEDTNSEPRYCAESIQSVIRSSAEEVGVTLPELMSGPFHDALALSRVCDYGMIFVRSKDGISHHPNEYSSPEDIGLGTEVLYRTIRRMCGGVNQPTILPEEAL; from the coding sequence ATGCAGACCACAACAGGCAAACTCATCAATCAGCTTCGGCTGAATGAGCGAATTGAGCAGTTGTCACAGATTGGCCGAATCGCAGAGACGGGCGTCTGTCGACTTGCCCTGACCCCGGAGGATATGGACGGCATCATACAGGTTCGTCTGTGGATGGAAAAGGCGGGTTTGACGACGCGACTTGACCCTTTCGGCAATCTGATTGGTCGTCTGGAAGGTGCGGATCAGGCGCTGCCGATCCTCATGATTGGTTCGCATATCGACTCTCAGCCTTACGGCGGTCGATATGATGGAGCGATTGGTGTGCTCGGTGCACTCGAAGCGGTGCAATGCCTGATCGAAAATGGCATTCAGCCCCGTATGCCGATTGAGGTGATTGCCTTTTGCGATGAAGAAGGTTCCCGTTTTAACAAAGGCCTGTTCGGCTCACGTGGTATAACCGGTCAGTTGGAAGAAGGCGAACTGGAGCGGCAGGATAAAAACGGTGTGACCCGCCGGGAGGCGCTGGAAGCCTTTGGCTGTTCTCCTTCGGATTTTGAAAAAGCGATCTATCCGCCAGGTTCCATAGGCAGTTATCTGGAGCTGCACATTGAGCAGGGACCGGTACTGGAAGCATTGAATGCTCCTGTGGGTCTGGTGACGGGCATCTCGGGCCCGCTGTGGCTTACGGTTACGATGAAAGGTATGGCGGGTCATGCCGGCTCCGTTCCGATGGGCATGCGGCATGATGCTTTGGCAGGCAGCGCCAAAGTCATTTCCGCTTTTGACGATATGGTGCGAGAAGACCCGGCAGCTCCAACTGTAGGTACGGTAGGAAGTCTGAGAGTGTTTCCGGATTCGCGTAATATCATCCCGGAGGAAGTCAGCTTCACGGTTGATTTACGAGACATGGAGATGGAACGCAGGAACCGGCTGGAAGCCCGATTGATGAACATTTTGGATGACGTGAGTTCCCGATATGGTCTAAAGTATTCGCTGACCGAGGATACGAACAGTGAGCCTAGGTATTGTGCAGAGTCAATCCAATCGGTGATTCGTTCATCTGCGGAAGAGGTCGGGGTTACTTTGCCAGAACTGATGAGTGGTCCGTTCCATGATGCGTTGGCCCTTTCACGTGTGTGTGATTATGGCATGATCTTTGTCCGCAGCAAGGACGGCATCAGTCATCATCCCAACGAATATTCCTCTCCGGAGGATATTGGACTCGGCACGGAAGTGCTGTATCGAACCATTCGAAGGATGTGTGGTGGAGTGAACCAACCAACCATTTTACCTGAGGAGGCGTTGTGA
- a CDS encoding ABC transporter permease, whose product MSEGRVMQRKRDEGVAIAAVTGTATPLPGSQMTSAPGSEIHGQPGQAEKARLGTGVRRRSIALSMLPWGAGVLFLSLWQLRLFHWIFSLESYQLPVPSAIAASIQENANMLFRYAMYSGTEMLGGFLLGSLLGALAAAGASFFPTSGRAAVTVLSALNAVPIVALAPIMNNWLGDGIWSRIAVITVITMAAMAVSLFKGLTSIQPQYSDLLSGLAASRMQFFWKLRLPHAIPSLFAGLKINMSTSIIGAIVGEFFIASQGLGYLLSDQIRLANMPLAWSCIVIAAALGIVLYEAVVLAEKRLIPWNCARTDH is encoded by the coding sequence ATGAGTGAAGGTAGGGTAATGCAGCGGAAACGTGATGAAGGTGTGGCAATTGCTGCTGTAACGGGAACTGCTACGCCCCTCCCTGGTTCACAGATGACATCTGCTCCCGGATCGGAAATCCATGGACAACCGGGACAAGCCGAAAAGGCCAGATTGGGCACCGGCGTTCGCAGGCGATCGATTGCACTGAGCATGCTTCCTTGGGGTGCGGGTGTATTGTTTCTCTCCCTCTGGCAGCTCAGGTTGTTTCATTGGATATTCTCGCTGGAAAGTTACCAATTGCCTGTGCCTTCCGCGATTGCGGCATCGATACAGGAGAATGCCAATATGCTCTTTCGATATGCGATGTACAGCGGAACCGAAATGCTGGGGGGATTCCTGCTCGGTTCCCTGTTGGGCGCTCTGGCAGCAGCGGGTGCATCGTTCTTTCCCACAAGCGGCAGGGCGGCGGTTACGGTTCTGTCGGCACTGAACGCTGTTCCGATCGTGGCTCTTGCCCCGATTATGAACAATTGGTTGGGTGACGGGATCTGGTCGCGTATTGCAGTCATCACCGTCATTACGATGGCGGCTATGGCGGTCAGCCTGTTTAAGGGGCTGACCTCCATTCAGCCGCAGTACAGTGATCTGCTGAGTGGCCTCGCCGCAAGCAGGATGCAGTTTTTTTGGAAGCTGAGACTGCCTCATGCTATACCTTCCCTCTTTGCAGGTCTGAAGATCAACATGTCGACCAGTATTATCGGGGCCATTGTGGGTGAGTTTTTCATCGCCTCCCAGGGGCTGGGGTACTTACTCTCCGATCAGATTCGATTGGCGAACATGCCCTTGGCCTGGTCCTGCATTGTCATCGCCGCCGCGCTCGGTATTGTGTTGTATGAAGCGGTTGTCCTGGCAGAAAAGCGACTCATTCCGTGGAATTGTGCACGCACAGATCACTAA
- a CDS encoding NAD(P)-dependent oxidoreductase, with protein MNSSGTTLSDYGWESRFAEMKPAMTGKEAMEESNRCLYCYDAPCIKACPTDINIPSFISKISTGHLKGSARTIMDANPVGASCARVCPTEELCEGACVLNESSKPIRIGDLQRYATDWARAKNEPLFQAAPANGRTVAVVGAGPAGLSAARELGRAGYEVTIYEAKPKGGGLNTYGIVSFRLPESVALWEVEQVETLGVQIRYGVRIGVDIPATQLLEQHEAVILACGMGSVPMLGIEGETLEGVYDAIELVESTKQGVPPALNGLKVAVIGAGNTAVDAATCSVRLGAERVQMLYRRGESQMTAYAFEYTFAKQEGVEFRWFTMPQRIIGDENGRVQAVECVKMELITPPGGGRALPVPVERSEFMIECDTVIRAIGQHRLLPLIEAFGLRHHWGVVEIEPHTYRTSHPQIYAAGDVIFGQGQGEAMVVSAAQQGKLAAAAVMKALPGQVEETA; from the coding sequence ATGAACAGCTCAGGAACAACGTTATCCGATTATGGGTGGGAGAGTCGTTTTGCCGAGATGAAACCCGCCATGACAGGTAAGGAAGCGATGGAGGAATCGAACCGCTGTCTGTACTGTTACGATGCACCTTGTATCAAGGCCTGTCCAACCGACATTAATATCCCGTCTTTTATTAGCAAAATATCAACAGGGCACCTGAAAGGATCGGCCCGCACCATCATGGATGCGAATCCGGTTGGAGCCAGTTGCGCACGTGTCTGTCCCACAGAGGAACTGTGTGAAGGCGCATGTGTGCTAAATGAATCGTCGAAGCCGATTCGCATTGGTGACTTGCAGCGTTACGCCACCGACTGGGCGCGGGCGAAGAATGAGCCGTTATTCCAGGCGGCACCTGCCAATGGGAGAACCGTCGCTGTTGTGGGAGCGGGGCCAGCGGGATTGTCGGCGGCACGTGAACTGGGGCGTGCAGGGTATGAGGTGACGATCTATGAAGCCAAACCCAAAGGCGGTGGGCTAAACACGTACGGCATCGTATCCTTCCGTCTGCCCGAATCGGTTGCGTTATGGGAAGTGGAGCAGGTGGAAACGCTGGGTGTGCAAATCCGTTACGGGGTGCGCATTGGTGTAGATATTCCTGCTACGCAGTTGCTGGAGCAGCATGAAGCGGTCATTCTGGCTTGCGGCATGGGATCGGTGCCCATGCTGGGCATTGAAGGAGAGACACTGGAAGGTGTCTATGATGCGATTGAACTGGTGGAGTCTACGAAGCAGGGTGTTCCGCCGGCACTGAATGGTCTGAAGGTCGCCGTGATTGGCGCGGGCAATACGGCGGTAGATGCAGCGACCTGTTCGGTGCGTCTGGGTGCCGAGCGGGTGCAGATGTTATATCGGCGCGGGGAAAGCCAGATGACGGCGTATGCGTTTGAATATACGTTTGCCAAGCAGGAGGGTGTGGAGTTCCGCTGGTTTACGATGCCGCAGCGTATTATCGGAGACGAGAACGGTCGGGTTCAGGCTGTAGAATGTGTGAAAATGGAACTGATTACTCCGCCTGGAGGTGGGCGTGCATTGCCTGTGCCCGTGGAGAGATCGGAGTTCATGATTGAATGTGATACGGTCATTCGGGCGATTGGACAGCATCGTTTATTACCATTAATCGAAGCGTTTGGACTGCGTCATCACTGGGGCGTTGTCGAGATTGAGCCGCACACGTACCGTACCTCGCATCCTCAGATCTATGCGGCAGGAGATGTTATTTTTGGTCAGGGCCAGGGTGAGGCGATGGTTGTCTCGGCTGCCCAGCAGGGTAAGTTGGCCGCCGCCGCAGTCATGAAGGCATTGCCTGGGCAGGTGGAAGAGACGGCGTAA
- a CDS encoding ABC transporter permease subunit — MNLMSLRFFKPGYRSWVVIWIMAVLVLWEGIAWMLQLFLSPQQAASRLPYLHDVLAALFRYSGTLAEQGAVTFGNAAIGFAGGTLLGLGLALLMSGAVWLERTLSPYIVSSQMVPVIGLAPIVYGIIHNAEWARMVMAAYVTFFPIIIHTLKGLKSAAPEHLELMRSCGASLTARYIKCLLPSALPGLFSGMKIAAPLAVTSSIVVELMGAPDGLGVLMVSSLYYGHAQVGMFWATIMLSIGIGLISYLVISLAERWLTPWQPEFRAKGGDAT; from the coding sequence ATGAATCTCATGTCCCTGCGGTTCTTTAAACCGGGATATCGATCCTGGGTCGTCATCTGGATTATGGCCGTATTGGTGCTGTGGGAGGGAATCGCCTGGATGCTCCAACTATTCCTGTCACCCCAGCAGGCGGCGTCTCGCCTTCCTTATCTGCATGATGTGCTTGCAGCCTTGTTTCGTTACTCGGGTACGCTAGCAGAGCAGGGGGCGGTCACGTTTGGCAATGCGGCCATTGGTTTTGCAGGGGGAACGCTGCTGGGCCTGGGTCTGGCTCTGCTCATGAGCGGAGCTGTATGGCTGGAGCGCACGTTATCGCCATATATAGTCTCCTCACAGATGGTTCCGGTTATTGGTCTCGCACCAATTGTGTACGGCATCATTCACAACGCGGAATGGGCCCGAATGGTTATGGCGGCGTACGTAACTTTCTTCCCGATCATCATCCATACGTTGAAAGGATTAAAAAGTGCAGCGCCAGAGCATCTGGAACTGATGCGTTCCTGTGGAGCTTCATTGACTGCACGATATATCAAATGTCTGTTGCCCTCAGCACTGCCGGGATTATTTTCAGGTATGAAAATAGCTGCTCCGCTAGCGGTGACCTCCTCTATCGTTGTGGAATTGATGGGTGCCCCTGACGGACTCGGTGTCCTGATGGTTAGTTCGTTATATTACGGCCATGCCCAAGTGGGCATGTTCTGGGCCACCATCATGCTTAGCATTGGCATTGGGTTGATCTCGTATCTGGTCATCAGTCTGGCCGAACGTTGGCTAACCCCCTGGCAGCCTGAATTCAGGGCCAAAGGAGGCGATGCCACATGA
- the preA gene encoding NAD-dependent dihydropyrimidine dehydrogenase subunit PreA has protein sequence MADLSINLAGIRSPNPFWLASAPPTNTGYQVQRAFEAGWGGAVWKTLGEPIINTSSRFAAIHFGGQRVAGFNNIELISDRPLEVNLREIAETKKRFPDRTVVASLMVEPTREKWHEIVKKVEAVGVDGLELNFGCPHGMAERGMGAASGQQPDLVELQTMWVKEVATTPVIVKLTPNITDITATARAAVRGGADAISLINTINSLAGVDLDSWNTVPHVGGKGAHGGYCGPAVKPIALNMVAECARNPEVGVPISGIGGISDWRDTAEFLLMGATGVQVCTAAMHHGFRIVEDMIDGLNDYLDEKGLSSVAELVGQTVPRYSDWGNLDLNYKVVARINRDVCINCNKCHIACEDTSHQCIDMLTDPSGSYLEVVEEDCVGCNLCSIVCPVDGAIEMVELVPEQESVTWNERQSAIAMLQSVRDQSTKEAIS, from the coding sequence ATGGCTGACTTATCCATTAATCTGGCAGGTATTCGATCACCCAATCCATTCTGGTTGGCTTCTGCACCACCGACCAATACGGGGTATCAGGTTCAGCGTGCGTTCGAAGCGGGCTGGGGCGGCGCGGTGTGGAAGACACTGGGTGAGCCGATTATCAATACATCCTCGCGTTTCGCGGCGATCCATTTTGGCGGACAGCGGGTGGCGGGGTTTAACAATATTGAATTGATATCCGATCGTCCGCTGGAAGTGAATCTGCGGGAGATTGCCGAGACCAAGAAACGCTTCCCGGATCGCACGGTTGTCGCTTCACTGATGGTGGAACCTACGCGGGAGAAGTGGCATGAGATTGTGAAAAAGGTGGAAGCCGTCGGCGTCGACGGTCTGGAACTGAACTTCGGCTGCCCGCATGGCATGGCTGAACGTGGTATGGGAGCCGCCTCTGGTCAGCAACCTGACTTGGTCGAACTACAGACGATGTGGGTGAAGGAAGTGGCGACCACACCAGTGATTGTGAAGCTCACGCCGAATATCACGGATATTACGGCAACCGCCCGGGCAGCTGTCCGCGGCGGCGCAGATGCAATATCCCTGATCAATACGATTAACTCCCTGGCAGGTGTGGATCTGGATTCGTGGAATACCGTACCACATGTGGGCGGCAAAGGAGCGCATGGCGGGTATTGTGGCCCAGCCGTGAAGCCCATCGCACTGAACATGGTTGCCGAGTGTGCACGTAATCCGGAGGTGGGTGTGCCAATCTCGGGGATTGGTGGTATATCCGACTGGCGGGATACCGCAGAGTTTCTGCTCATGGGCGCTACAGGGGTTCAGGTATGTACTGCAGCGATGCATCATGGCTTCCGCATTGTGGAGGACATGATTGATGGGCTGAATGACTATCTCGATGAGAAGGGTCTGAGCAGCGTAGCAGAGTTGGTAGGCCAGACGGTTCCGCGATATTCGGATTGGGGCAATCTTGATCTGAACTACAAAGTGGTCGCTCGCATTAACCGCGATGTCTGCATTAATTGCAACAAATGCCATATTGCGTGTGAAGACACTTCGCACCAGTGTATTGACATGTTGACCGACCCGTCCGGTTCCTATCTGGAAGTGGTGGAGGAGGATTGTGTTGGCTGCAATCTGTGTTCGATCGTTTGCCCGGTGGATGGGGCGATTGAGATGGTTGAGCTTGTGCCAGAGCAGGAATCAGTAACCTGGAATGAACGTCAGTCTGCGATTGCTATGCTGCAATCCGTTAGAGATCAATCAACCAAGGAGGCGATATCATGA
- a CDS encoding ABC transporter substrate-binding protein, whose amino-acid sequence MYKTLKPGLLVLVLLVVTMLSACSTKSEPAAEPVAASSGGAGEADQPLTKVKIQLKWVPQAQFAGIYAAKEKGFFADEGIDAEIIPGGPDIVIEQQVVNGAADVGITGVDSLLVSRDNGLPLVSLAQISQKSSYRLIAKKSLGITDPAQMKGKKVSTWFGSQQFQVLAFMEKNGLDPKKDIELVKQGFTMDQFFNDQVDVATATIYNEYHVVLESGTKESDLDVFNIEDAGVGMLEDTLIAKKDWVDSNRELAVKVTRAILKGWNYAIDNQNETVDIVMSNVTEGSTTREHQVTMLEEIAKLIRPEGFTEQQVGSFVDESFTRTADIALNYGLIKKAANLDEALEKSIYEEAVK is encoded by the coding sequence ATGTACAAAACGTTGAAGCCGGGTTTGCTGGTATTGGTCCTGTTGGTTGTTACGATGCTGAGTGCATGTTCTACGAAGTCCGAGCCGGCCGCTGAGCCTGTTGCTGCAAGTTCAGGAGGGGCGGGCGAAGCAGACCAACCCTTAACCAAAGTGAAAATTCAACTGAAGTGGGTGCCGCAGGCACAATTTGCCGGGATCTATGCAGCGAAGGAAAAAGGTTTTTTTGCAGATGAAGGCATTGATGCCGAGATTATTCCGGGTGGGCCGGATATCGTGATTGAGCAGCAGGTGGTCAATGGCGCCGCCGATGTAGGGATCACCGGAGTGGACAGTCTGCTGGTCAGCCGGGATAACGGTCTGCCACTCGTCTCACTCGCCCAGATCTCACAGAAGAGCAGTTATCGCTTGATTGCCAAGAAGTCGCTAGGTATTACCGATCCCGCTCAGATGAAAGGCAAGAAGGTTAGTACGTGGTTCGGCAGTCAGCAGTTTCAGGTGCTCGCATTCATGGAGAAGAATGGTCTGGACCCGAAGAAAGACATTGAACTGGTGAAGCAGGGCTTCACGATGGATCAGTTTTTTAATGACCAGGTAGATGTGGCGACAGCAACGATCTATAACGAATACCACGTGGTGTTGGAAAGTGGAACAAAAGAATCCGATCTGGATGTGTTTAACATTGAAGATGCCGGTGTTGGCATGCTGGAGGATACGCTGATTGCCAAGAAAGATTGGGTAGACAGCAATCGTGAGCTTGCGGTCAAAGTGACCCGTGCCATTCTGAAAGGCTGGAATTATGCCATCGACAATCAGAATGAGACAGTGGATATTGTGATGAGTAATGTGACGGAGGGCAGTACCACTCGTGAGCATCAGGTCACGATGCTGGAAGAGATTGCAAAGCTGATTCGGCCGGAAGGATTTACGGAGCAGCAAGTCGGCAGTTTTGTAGACGAATCATTTACCCGAACTGCGGATATTGCGCTGAATTATGGCCTGATCAAAAAAGCCGCCAACCTGGATGAAGCACTGGAGAAAAGCATCTATGAAGAAGCGGTGAAATAA
- a CDS encoding ABC transporter ATP-binding protein, producing the protein MSSAPSATVPEACHIDVDHVSVVFGTGTQQVTALSDVTFQIESNEFVSLLGPSGCGKSTLLRLVGDLLQPTSGTVRIAGQEPERARLQRQFGIVFQTPALFDWRTVRHNVELPLELLGTRRKECRRISSELLEMVGLTRFADHYPWQLSGGMQQRVSIARALALDPPLLLMDEPFSALDEFTKEKLQLELLEIKRSTGKTFLFVTHSIPEAVFLSDRIIVLSAHPGQVHSIHSVDLPSERHSELRETDAFYHMITTIRNCFYEERDESHVPAVL; encoded by the coding sequence ATGTCCTCCGCACCCTCAGCTACAGTCCCTGAAGCCTGCCATATTGATGTAGATCATGTGTCCGTTGTCTTTGGCACAGGTACACAACAAGTCACTGCTTTGTCGGATGTTACATTCCAGATCGAGTCCAATGAGTTTGTCTCTCTGCTGGGCCCTTCCGGCTGTGGCAAGTCGACCTTGCTCCGGTTAGTGGGTGATCTGCTTCAGCCCACCTCAGGCACCGTTCGAATTGCCGGTCAGGAGCCAGAGCGGGCTCGACTACAGCGACAGTTCGGTATTGTCTTCCAGACACCCGCCTTGTTCGATTGGCGCACCGTTCGTCACAATGTGGAATTGCCACTGGAGCTGCTCGGTACCCGCCGGAAGGAGTGCCGCCGCATTAGCAGTGAACTGCTTGAAATGGTAGGACTAACCCGCTTCGCCGACCATTATCCGTGGCAGCTCAGTGGAGGCATGCAGCAACGTGTATCCATTGCACGTGCCCTTGCGCTTGATCCGCCACTGCTGCTCATGGATGAACCCTTCTCCGCATTGGACGAATTCACCAAAGAAAAGCTTCAATTGGAGCTGCTTGAGATCAAGCGCTCAACGGGCAAGACCTTCCTCTTTGTCACACACAGTATCCCCGAAGCGGTATTTCTGTCCGACCGGATCATCGTACTCTCGGCGCATCCGGGGCAAGTACATTCCATTCATTCCGTCGACCTGCCTTCTGAACGCCATAGTGAACTGAGAGAAACGGATGCTTTCTACCACATGATCACAACCATTCGCAATTGCTTCTACGAGGAGCGTGATGAATCTCATGTCCCTGCGGTTCTTTAA